Proteins encoded by one window of Rhodothermales bacterium:
- the proB gene encoding glutamate 5-kinase, with protein sequence MEALKYRRVVVKLGTSVLTGGTKRLDRAHMIELVRQCVALHREGRDVIIVSSGAIAAGREKLNYPSLTETMPVRQMLAAVGQSRLMLRWEDLFEIYGIHVGQLLLTRADIQHRERFMNARDTLGELLKHRIIPIINENDAVATAEIKVGDNDNLSALVALVAGADLLMLLTDQAGLYTADPRSDPDAQLIPEVHTIDEAVRKLAGGSVSGLGVGGMSTKLQAADIARRAGADVVIAAGRAPDVITRIAHGYAVGTRFPAMHDAHEQRKGWIFAAPAPIGSLVVDETTARALAETSDSLLAESILDVEGSFARGDAVFILDGSRRELARGIVRYGSDDLSAIKGCQAEHIQRQLGFANGPAVHRDDMILV encoded by the coding sequence ATGGAAGCTTTGAAGTATCGGCGCGTCGTCGTCAAGTTGGGCACCAGTGTGCTCACGGGCGGGACGAAGCGGCTCGATCGCGCGCATATGATCGAGCTGGTGCGCCAGTGCGTAGCGCTGCATCGCGAGGGACGCGATGTGATCATCGTGTCGTCCGGGGCTATTGCCGCCGGCCGCGAGAAGTTGAATTATCCGAGTCTGACCGAGACGATGCCGGTACGGCAGATGCTCGCCGCGGTGGGGCAGAGCCGGCTGATGTTGCGTTGGGAGGATCTCTTCGAGATCTACGGCATCCACGTGGGCCAGCTGTTGTTGACGCGGGCGGATATTCAGCACCGCGAGCGGTTCATGAATGCGCGGGACACCCTGGGTGAGTTGCTCAAGCATCGCATCATTCCGATCATCAACGAGAATGACGCCGTAGCGACGGCCGAGATCAAGGTGGGCGACAACGACAATCTGTCGGCCCTCGTGGCGCTGGTCGCTGGCGCCGATCTGCTGATGCTGCTCACCGATCAGGCGGGGCTTTATACCGCGGATCCGCGCAGCGATCCGGATGCCCAGCTCATTCCCGAAGTGCATACGATCGATGAGGCGGTGCGCAAGCTCGCCGGCGGGAGCGTAAGCGGCCTCGGGGTCGGTGGGATGTCGACGAAGCTCCAGGCGGCGGACATTGCGCGGCGGGCAGGCGCGGACGTCGTGATCGCGGCGGGACGGGCGCCGGATGTGATTACGCGTATCGCGCACGGGTATGCTGTGGGCACCCGGTTTCCGGCGATGCACGACGCCCACGAGCAGCGCAAAGGCTGGATTTTCGCCGCGCCGGCGCCCATCGGGAGTCTGGTGGTGGATGAAACCACGGCGCGCGCCCTGGCCGAGACGAGCGACAGCCTATTGGCGGAGAGTATTCTGGATGTCGAGGGCTCGTTTGCCCGCGGCGACGCGGTGTTTATTCTGGATGGGAGTCGGCGAGAGCTGGCACGCGGCATCGTTCGGTATGGGAGCGATGACCTCTCGGCGATCAAGGGGTGTCAGGCCGAGCATATCCAGCGTCAGCTTGGCTTTGCCAACGGGCCGGCAGTCCATC
- a CDS encoding cysteine desulfurase family protein: MTFPIYLDYNATTPVDPRVLERMLPFFTRHYGNASSKGHAFGWAAAEGVKQAREEVAAAMGADPSEIVFTGGATESINLAIKGIAAAYRSKGRHIVTVQTEHSAVLEACKALEQDGWSITRLSVGADGLVRLEDIEAAITEETVLVSVMWANNETGVLQPITAIGEVVHRRGALFLTDATQAFGKIPISVDVVDVMACTAHKLYGPKGVGALYIRRRQPRVRVVPQIDGGGQEDGLRAGTLNTPGIVGFGSAAAVAMAGMEAEAARLGALRDVLESRLVEVLPGVRVNGAGAPRLAHVSNLTFPGVRSANLVAELRDLALSTGSACSSGTGNPSHVLKAMGLSDEAAYATLRISLGRFTTPEEVEHAASRMISVVSRLQKPSHVTI; encoded by the coding sequence ATGACGTTTCCCATCTACCTCGACTACAACGCCACGACCCCGGTCGATCCCCGCGTATTGGAGCGGATGCTGCCCTTTTTTACCCGGCACTACGGCAATGCCTCGAGTAAGGGGCACGCCTTCGGGTGGGCGGCGGCCGAGGGGGTGAAGCAGGCGCGGGAGGAGGTAGCCGCGGCTATGGGCGCGGATCCTTCCGAGATTGTCTTTACGGGAGGCGCGACGGAGTCGATCAATCTGGCGATCAAAGGCATTGCCGCGGCGTATCGGTCGAAGGGCCGGCATATCGTGACGGTCCAGACCGAGCATTCGGCGGTGCTGGAAGCGTGCAAGGCGCTGGAACAGGACGGCTGGTCGATCACCCGGTTATCGGTGGGGGCCGACGGTCTGGTGCGGCTGGAGGACATCGAAGCCGCGATCACGGAGGAGACCGTACTGGTGTCGGTAATGTGGGCGAACAATGAAACGGGCGTACTGCAACCCATAACGGCTATAGGTGAAGTCGTGCATCGACGAGGGGCGCTTTTTTTGACCGATGCCACGCAGGCGTTTGGCAAAATCCCCATCTCGGTCGATGTGGTCGATGTGATGGCATGTACCGCGCACAAACTGTACGGTCCGAAGGGTGTGGGAGCGTTGTACATACGACGCCGGCAGCCGCGGGTGCGCGTGGTGCCTCAGATCGACGGCGGTGGGCAGGAAGACGGGTTGCGTGCGGGGACACTCAATACCCCTGGAATCGTAGGATTTGGCTCGGCCGCGGCGGTTGCCATGGCGGGGATGGAGGCCGAGGCGGCACGCCTGGGGGCATTGCGCGATGTGTTGGAGAGCCGGCTGGTGGAGGTTTTGCCCGGCGTGCGCGTAAACGGCGCCGGCGCTCCCCGATTGGCGCATGTATCCAATTTGACGTTCCCGGGGGTTCGTTCGGCGAATCTCGTGGCGGAACTGCGCGATCTGGCCCTATCCACCGGCAGCGCGTGTTCGAGTGGAACGGGAAATCCGAGCCACGTCTTAAAGGCTATGGGGTTGAGCGACGAGGCCGCTTATGCGACGCTGCGCATCAGTCTGGGGCGTTTTACGACGCCCGAAGAGGTCGAGCATGCCGCCTCTCGCATGATCTCTGTCGTGTCTCGCCTGCAGAAACCGTCGCATGTGACGATATAG
- a CDS encoding Uma2 family endonuclease: protein MISQEAYLEHERQAAFKSEFYLGETFAMSGASWLHVTLASNTLFALRKALQCSGCSVFASDLRVHIPSNTLYTYPDLGIVCDETRLLDDQFDTLLNPTVLIEILSPSTEAYDRGEKFRLYRAIESLREYVLISQMTRSVEVYQKGPADQWTLLLPDPERDTIPILGHAISLKDLYEDVPLDPNPGLRRS, encoded by the coding sequence ATGATCTCCCAGGAAGCCTATCTCGAACACGAGCGCCAGGCGGCTTTCAAGAGCGAATTCTACCTGGGCGAGACCTTCGCCATGTCCGGAGCCAGCTGGCTGCATGTCACACTGGCCAGCAATACCCTTTTTGCACTCAGAAAAGCGCTCCAATGCTCTGGATGTTCTGTTTTTGCCAGCGACCTCAGAGTCCATATTCCGTCAAATACGCTGTATACCTATCCCGATCTTGGGATCGTATGCGACGAGACGCGTCTGCTCGACGACCAGTTCGACACGCTCCTGAATCCCACGGTCCTCATCGAAATCCTGTCCCCGTCCACCGAGGCGTACGATCGAGGCGAGAAGTTTCGGTTGTATCGCGCCATCGAGTCGCTCCGCGAATATGTCCTGATCAGCCAGATGACGCGTTCCGTCGAGGTGTATCAAAAGGGCCCGGCCGATCAATGGACGCTCCTGTTGCCCGACCCGGAGCGCGACACGATCCCCATCCTCGGCCATGCGATCTCACTAAAGGACCTATACGAAGACGTCCCGCTGGACCCTAACCCCGGCTTACGGCGATCATAA
- a CDS encoding amidohydrolase family protein, with amino-acid sequence MALLPATSYSQESRHVPDAPPRAEGEGPFDRLVLRGATMIDGTGSPAVGPVDIVVEGDRITGIHNVGYPGVPILEAGRPAAGDREIDLTGMYILPGFVDMHGHIGGVEQGTPAEYVFKLWLGHGITTIRDPGSGNGIDWTIAQRARSANNEIAAPRIHAYAGFGSGWDRSIASADDAREWVRFIADKGANGIKFFGADPAILEAALREARRLNLGTAMHHAQRHVARANALTSASWGLTTMEHWYGLPEALFTDRRVQDYPATYNYNDEQHRFAEAGRLWKQAAPPYSDQWNTVMDSLVALNFTIVPTFTIYEASRDLMRAMRAEWHTAYTLPSLWDFYSPNRRAHGSYWFYWTTQDEIEWKANYRLWMTFINEFKNRGGRVATGSDSGYIYKLYGFDYIRELELLQEAGFHPLEVIWSATLKGAEALGVANEVGSIQLGKKADFVVVDANPLENLKVLYGTGAIKLNDATQQPERVGGVKYTIKDGIVYDAPKLLENVRSLVREAKMRAGLPPDEPLKDPSTLVTASPNERP; translated from the coding sequence ATGGCTCTACTGCCCGCCACCTCCTACAGTCAGGAATCCCGCCACGTCCCGGATGCCCCGCCCCGCGCCGAGGGGGAGGGCCCGTTCGACCGACTCGTTCTTCGCGGCGCCACGATGATCGACGGCACCGGTTCGCCGGCAGTAGGCCCCGTGGATATCGTCGTCGAGGGCGACCGGATCACCGGCATCCATAATGTGGGGTATCCAGGCGTGCCGATCCTCGAGGCCGGCCGGCCTGCTGCCGGCGACCGGGAGATCGATCTGACGGGGATGTATATTCTGCCAGGATTCGTGGATATGCATGGTCACATCGGCGGCGTCGAACAGGGCACGCCGGCCGAGTATGTCTTCAAACTCTGGCTGGGCCATGGCATCACCACCATCCGAGACCCCGGCAGTGGCAACGGTATCGATTGGACCATCGCGCAGCGCGCCCGGAGTGCGAATAATGAGATCGCGGCCCCACGCATCCACGCCTACGCCGGCTTCGGAAGCGGATGGGATCGCTCGATCGCCTCGGCCGACGACGCGCGCGAGTGGGTGCGCTTCATCGCAGACAAAGGCGCGAACGGCATCAAATTCTTCGGGGCGGATCCCGCCATTCTTGAGGCCGCGCTGCGTGAGGCCAGGCGGTTAAACCTCGGAACCGCGATGCACCATGCGCAGCGCCACGTGGCGCGCGCGAACGCACTCACCAGCGCCTCCTGGGGATTGACCACCATGGAGCACTGGTACGGACTCCCGGAAGCGCTCTTCACCGACCGCCGCGTCCAGGATTACCCGGCCACCTACAACTACAATGACGAGCAACATCGCTTCGCCGAGGCCGGCCGGCTCTGGAAACAAGCCGCCCCGCCGTATTCCGACCAGTGGAATACCGTCATGGATTCACTCGTCGCGCTCAATTTCACCATCGTCCCTACCTTCACCATCTATGAGGCCAGCCGAGACCTCATGCGCGCCATGCGGGCCGAGTGGCACACGGCTTATACACTGCCCTCCCTCTGGGATTTTTATTCCCCCAACCGCCGCGCGCACGGCTCGTACTGGTTTTACTGGACGACGCAGGACGAGATCGAGTGGAAAGCCAATTATCGTCTCTGGATGACGTTCATCAACGAATTCAAGAACCGTGGCGGTCGCGTGGCCACGGGCAGCGACTCCGGGTATATCTACAAACTCTACGGGTTCGATTACATCCGCGAGCTCGAACTCCTCCAGGAAGCCGGCTTCCATCCGCTTGAAGTCATCTGGTCAGCCACCCTCAAAGGCGCCGAAGCACTCGGAGTCGCGAACGAGGTGGGCAGCATTCAACTGGGCAAGAAGGCTGACTTCGTCGTCGTCGATGCCAACCCGCTCGAAAACCTCAAAGTGCTCTACGGTACCGGCGCCATCAAGCTCAACGACGCCACGCAGCAGCCGGAACGGGTAGGCGGCGTCAAGTACACGATTAAAGACGGCATTGTCTACGATGCTCCGAAGTTGCTGGAAAACGTTCGCTCACTCGTCCGCGAAGCCAAGATGCGCGCCGGCCTGCCGCCAGACGAACCCCTGAAGGACCCCTCGACCCTCGTCACGGCTTCCCCCAACGAACGTCCTTAA